A section of the Polynucleobacter sp. AP-Sving-400A-A2 genome encodes:
- a CDS encoding cytochrome c has product MKKHLILSQLTLCAALAFAGFSAQAQDVKGSAQAGQGKVWLCIGCHAIPEYRADYPLVYKVPMIGGQNAAYIASSLAAYKKGERKHPTMRSIAGSLSDQDMADLGEYYAAQTASSPNNPLK; this is encoded by the coding sequence ATGAAAAAACACCTCATTCTTTCCCAATTGACCCTCTGCGCTGCTTTGGCCTTTGCCGGATTCTCAGCTCAAGCTCAAGACGTCAAAGGTTCTGCTCAAGCTGGACAAGGCAAGGTTTGGCTCTGTATTGGCTGCCATGCCATCCCTGAATATCGCGCTGACTATCCTTTGGTATACAAAGTCCCTATGATTGGCGGTCAAAATGCTGCTTACATTGCTAGCTCCTTGGCGGCCTACAAAAAAGGTGAGAGAAAGCATCCAACGATGCGTTCGATAGCAGGTAGCTTGTCTGATCAAGACATGGCTGACCTCGGCGAATACTATGCTGCGCAAACTGCCAGCTCACCTAATAACCCATTGAAGTGA
- a CDS encoding MoxR family ATPase, with amino-acid sequence MTKIQSRFDGSQSYVATDDLKLAVNAAIKLQRPLLIKGEPGTGKTMLAEEVAAALNMPLMQWHIKSTTKAQQGLYEYDAVSRLRDSQLGDEKVNDIRNYIVKGVLWQAFEADEPVVLLIDEIDKADIEFPNDLLREIDRMEFYVYETRELIKAKHRPLVIITSNNEKELPDAFLRRCFFHYISFPDAGTMQSIVDVHHPNIKQELLEAALQSFYQIRSLPGLKKKPSTSELIDWLKLLLAEDIPAEALYSGDDKITIPPLHGALLKNEQDIHLFERLVMMNRNHR; translated from the coding sequence ATGACCAAGATCCAATCCCGCTTCGACGGCTCGCAAAGCTATGTAGCCACTGATGACTTGAAATTGGCAGTCAATGCCGCAATAAAGCTTCAGCGCCCTCTTTTGATTAAAGGAGAGCCAGGAACAGGTAAAACCATGCTGGCCGAGGAAGTAGCTGCGGCCCTGAACATGCCACTAATGCAATGGCACATTAAATCGACCACCAAGGCGCAACAAGGCCTTTATGAATACGATGCCGTTAGCCGATTAAGAGACTCACAGCTTGGCGATGAAAAGGTCAATGACATTCGTAATTACATTGTGAAAGGTGTTCTTTGGCAAGCATTTGAAGCAGATGAGCCCGTTGTTTTGTTGATTGATGAGATTGATAAAGCCGATATTGAGTTTCCGAATGACCTCTTGCGAGAAATCGACCGTATGGAGTTCTATGTATATGAAACGCGTGAGTTGATCAAAGCGAAGCACCGCCCTCTTGTCATTATTACTTCAAATAATGAAAAAGAATTGCCAGATGCATTTTTGCGTCGCTGCTTCTTCCACTACATCTCTTTTCCAGACGCGGGAACAATGCAGAGCATTGTTGATGTCCATCATCCCAACATCAAGCAAGAATTGTTAGAAGCCGCACTTCAATCTTTTTATCAAATCCGCTCTTTGCCAGGTCTTAAAAAGAAGCCCTCCACTTCTGAACTGATCGACTGGTTAAAGCTACTACTTGCAGAGGATATTCCTGCCGAGGCTCTGTATAGCGGTGATGACAAAATTACGATTCCTCCTCTACATGGAGCACTTCTTAAAAACGAGCAAGACATTCATCTCTTTGAGCGTTTGGTGATGATGAATCGTAATCACCGCTGA